From Erwinia pyri, a single genomic window includes:
- a CDS encoding YraN family protein, giving the protein MEPVSSGTNRSGNLSRQQTGAGYEQQARRLLENAGLTFVAANVRYRAGEIDLIMRDRMTWVFVEVRYRRNALFGGAAASVTRSKQQKLLRAAALWLRSRNSTLETADCRFDVVAITGTQVDWLPNAFTAE; this is encoded by the coding sequence ATGGAGCCAGTATCGTCAGGGACAAATCGTTCCGGCAACCTGAGTCGCCAGCAAACGGGGGCGGGCTATGAGCAGCAGGCCCGCCGTCTGCTGGAGAATGCAGGTTTGACCTTTGTGGCGGCAAATGTCCGCTATCGCGCAGGAGAGATAGATCTGATCATGCGCGACAGGATGACATGGGTATTTGTCGAAGTCCGTTATCGCCGCAACGCGCTTTTTGGCGGCGCGGCGGCCAGCGTGACCCGCAGCAAGCAGCAAAAGCTGCTCCGTGCTGCGGCGCTGTGGCTCCGAAGCCGCAACAGCACACTGGAGACAGCGGACTGCCGCTTTGATGTGGTAGCGATAACCGGCACCCAGGTCGACTGGTTACCCAATGCCTTTACGGCAGAGTAG
- the diaA gene encoding DnaA initiator-associating protein DiaA: MPLRQSSALSTTYQVNEVLERIKVCFTESIQTQIAAAEALPDAIAHAAMTMVQSLLNGNKILSCGNGTSSANAQHFAASMINRYETERPSLPAIALSADNVLLTAIGNDRLHEEIYAKQVRALGHAGDILLAISTRGNSRDIVKAVEAAVTRDMTIIALTGYDGGELAGLLGPQDVEIRIPSHRSARIQEMHMLTVNCLCDLIDNTLFPHQDV, encoded by the coding sequence ATGCCTTTACGGCAGAGTAGTGCTCTCTCAACGACTTACCAGGTGAATGAAGTGCTGGAAAGAATAAAAGTTTGTTTTACCGAAAGTATTCAGACGCAGATTGCAGCCGCAGAGGCGTTGCCGGATGCCATCGCTCACGCCGCGATGACGATGGTACAGTCGCTGTTAAACGGCAACAAAATTCTGAGCTGTGGCAATGGGACCTCCAGCGCCAATGCCCAGCATTTTGCGGCCAGCATGATCAACCGCTACGAGACAGAGCGCCCCAGCCTGCCCGCGATTGCACTCAGCGCGGATAACGTGCTGCTGACCGCTATCGGCAATGACAGGCTGCATGAAGAGATTTACGCCAAGCAGGTCCGTGCGCTGGGCCATGCGGGCGACATTCTGCTGGCTATCTCAACGCGCGGTAACAGCCGTGACATTGTGAAAGCCGTAGAAGCAGCGGTGACGCGCGACATGACAATCATAGCGCTAACCGGATATGACGGCGGCGAGCTCGCCGGTTTATTGGGACCGCAGGATGTGGAAATTCGCATCCCCTCGCACAGAAGCGCGAGGATTCAGGAAATGCATATGTTAACCGTGAATTGCCTGTGCGATTTAATCGATAACACGTTATTTCCCCACCAGGACGTTTGA
- the dolP gene encoding division/outer membrane stress-associated lipid-binding lipoprotein, whose product MKALSAMAVVLTALMLQGCVAAVIGSAAVATKSATDPRTVGTQVDDSTLELRVSNALSKDEQIKTDAHIVATAYQGKVLLTGQAPSADIASRAKQIAVGVDGATEVYNEIRTGDKASFGTASSDTWITTKVRSQLLSSDQVKSSNVKVTTENGEVFLLGLVTEAEAKAAADTASRVSGVKHVTTAFTILK is encoded by the coding sequence ATGAAGGCATTATCTGCAATGGCCGTGGTGCTGACCGCACTGATGTTACAGGGCTGCGTGGCAGCGGTTATCGGCAGTGCTGCGGTAGCGACCAAATCCGCCACTGACCCGCGCACCGTTGGCACCCAGGTGGATGACAGCACCTTAGAACTGCGCGTCAGCAATGCGCTCTCCAAAGATGAACAAATCAAAACGGATGCCCACATCGTTGCTACCGCTTACCAGGGCAAAGTGCTGTTGACGGGTCAGGCGCCTTCTGCGGATATAGCCAGCCGTGCGAAACAGATCGCCGTAGGCGTGGATGGTGCAACCGAGGTGTATAACGAGATTCGCACCGGCGATAAGGCGTCGTTCGGTACAGCCTCTTCAGATACCTGGATTACCACCAAAGTCCGTTCACAGCTGCTCTCCAGCGACCAGGTGAAATCGTCCAATGTGAAGGTGACCACCGAAAATGGCGAAGTCTTCCTGCTGGGCCTGGTGACTGAAGCTGAAGCGAAAGCGGCGGCAGATACGGCCAGTCGGGTCAGCGGCGTGAAGCACGTGACCACAGCCTTCACTATTCTGAAATAG
- a CDS encoding BglG family transcription antiterminator produces MRFPNQRLAQLFDLLQNETLPQDELARRFAVSTRTVRTDITTLNELLADHGVRFVLSRGEGYQLKIEDADRYSLLQQQSPSHLRVPRTSAARVHYLLTRFLTSAFSLKLEDLADEWFVSRATLQSDMAEVREWLGRYQLAIETKPRYGMKLFGSEVAMRTCLTDLLYQIAQEDSEDPLLNLEALNSGMLGTLQPLLHQCFSRFHIRMTDDSEFYLRLYCAVAVRRISEGYPLSDFSAEDVDEDVRDAARHIINLMRPITGKAISPAEEAYLRVNIAARRVEEIAPSAISPDDGESLVDYILSYINNHYNFNLQNDPQLRADLLTHIKTMITRVRYQINIPNPLLSNIKQHYPMAYDVTLAAVSSWGKYTPYVISENEIGFLVLHIGVGLERHYNVGYQRHPQILLVCDTGNSTVRMIQAMLTRKYPQIVLSSIISLREYEQKSSVEEDFVISTARLSEKGKPVVVMSPFPTEYQLEQIGKLVLVDRTRPYMLEKYFDAAHFCVIDQPMTQATLFQTLCQQLEREGVVESDFWPSVEEREAIVSTMLGEGIALPHSLGLLAKKTVVYTVLAPQGIAWGDETAYVIFLLAISKTEYEEAMAIYDLFVTFMRERAMTRLRDSGDFASFKAVAMDCLSRL; encoded by the coding sequence GTGAGATTCCCTAACCAACGCCTTGCTCAGCTTTTTGATCTGTTACAAAACGAGACGTTGCCCCAGGACGAGCTGGCGCGACGCTTTGCTGTTTCCACGCGTACCGTCCGTACGGACATCACCACCCTGAACGAGCTGCTGGCCGATCACGGCGTGCGTTTTGTGCTGTCACGCGGTGAGGGCTATCAGCTAAAAATTGAGGATGCAGATCGCTACAGCCTGCTACAGCAGCAGTCACCTTCACATCTCCGGGTACCCCGCACTTCAGCCGCGCGCGTACATTATCTGTTAACCCGATTTCTTACTTCAGCCTTTTCTCTGAAGCTGGAGGACCTGGCCGACGAGTGGTTTGTCAGCCGGGCCACGCTGCAGAGCGATATGGCTGAAGTAAGAGAGTGGCTGGGGCGCTATCAGCTGGCAATTGAAACCAAGCCCCGCTACGGCATGAAGCTGTTTGGCAGCGAAGTGGCGATGCGGACCTGCCTGACCGATCTGCTCTATCAGATTGCCCAGGAGGACAGCGAAGATCCGCTGCTAAATCTCGAGGCGCTGAACAGCGGCATGCTGGGAACGCTTCAGCCGCTGCTGCATCAGTGTTTCAGCCGCTTCCATATCCGCATGACGGATGACAGCGAATTTTATCTGCGCCTCTATTGCGCCGTGGCGGTCAGACGTATCAGCGAAGGCTATCCACTGTCGGACTTCAGCGCAGAGGATGTGGATGAGGATGTGCGCGATGCCGCCCGCCATATCATCAATCTGATGCGGCCTATTACCGGCAAGGCGATTTCGCCTGCGGAAGAGGCCTATCTGCGTGTCAATATTGCCGCACGGCGGGTGGAGGAGATTGCGCCCAGCGCCATCAGCCCCGATGATGGCGAGTCGCTGGTGGACTATATCCTCAGCTACATCAACAACCACTACAATTTCAATCTGCAAAACGATCCTCAGCTGCGGGCGGATTTGCTGACGCATATCAAAACGATGATCACCCGCGTCCGCTATCAGATCAATATTCCCAACCCGCTGCTGAGCAACATCAAACAGCACTATCCGATGGCTTATGACGTTACCCTGGCGGCCGTTTCCAGCTGGGGGAAATATACCCCCTACGTGATTAGCGAAAATGAGATCGGTTTTCTGGTATTGCATATTGGCGTCGGGCTGGAGCGGCACTATAACGTGGGCTATCAGCGCCATCCGCAGATCCTGCTGGTCTGTGATACCGGCAACTCGACGGTACGTATGATTCAGGCCATGCTGACCCGTAAGTATCCGCAGATCGTTCTCAGCAGCATCATTTCGCTGCGTGAATATGAGCAGAAGAGCAGCGTTGAGGAGGACTTTGTGATCTCCACGGCGCGCCTGAGCGAGAAAGGCAAACCGGTGGTGGTGATGTCGCCTTTTCCCACGGAGTATCAGCTTGAGCAGATCGGCAAGCTGGTGCTGGTGGATCGCACCCGCCCCTATATGCTGGAAAAGTACTTCGATGCTGCGCATTTCTGCGTTATCGACCAGCCCATGACTCAGGCCACCCTGTTCCAGACGCTGTGCCAACAGCTGGAGCGGGAAGGGGTGGTGGAGAGCGATTTCTGGCCTTCGGTGGAAGAGCGTGAGGCGATTGTCAGTACCATGCTGGGCGAGGGGATTGCCTTACCGCACTCGCTGGGGCTGCTGGCGAAGAAAACGGTGGTCTATACCGTGCTGGCTCCACAGGGCATTGCCTGGGGTGATGAGACGGCTTACGTCATTTTTCTGCTGGCCATCAGCAAAACGGAGTATGAAGAGGCGATGGCTATCTACGATCTCTTCGTGACGTTTATGCGTGAAAGGGCGATGACAAGGCTGCGTGACAGCGGAGATTTCGCCAGCTTCAAGGCGGTGGCGATGGATTGTCTGAGCAGGCTTTGA
- a CDS encoding lactonase family protein, which produces MATVPLVAQAQFAYVGSYNPNGEGVYRFQVDAASGALSGKTLVSDLPNPAQLTIDAKGKTLYVASESEKGVVVAYAIAADGSLSKLNQVSSQGAGPVYLSLTPDGKFLLVANYVSGSKAVLPVRADGRLAEASDSQQDQGPPGAGKPAAAVEGSFAISDHNGPHAHMIASDPTGKFVFSTDLGLDRLYQYRLSSDGKLQANSPPWIAASSTGAGPRHFVFHPDGKSIYLINEEASTLTRYLLNRKTGRLTEAATVSALPAGYKGTSFAAGLAIDRAGKNLYVANRLHNSIGHFAIEANGTLSHKDDVWTRGDYTRTLTLSPDGKTLYAMNQRSDNITRFQVDAASGALTFSNDYTAVGAPSQLVLTP; this is translated from the coding sequence ATGGCGACGGTTCCCCTGGTCGCCCAGGCGCAATTTGCCTATGTCGGCAGCTATAATCCCAACGGCGAAGGGGTCTACCGTTTTCAGGTTGATGCCGCCAGCGGCGCGCTCAGCGGTAAAACGCTGGTCAGCGATCTGCCCAATCCTGCTCAGCTCACCATTGATGCGAAGGGCAAAACCCTTTATGTCGCCAGTGAGAGCGAGAAGGGGGTTGTCGTGGCCTATGCCATTGCGGCGGATGGCAGCCTGAGCAAGCTCAATCAGGTCAGTTCGCAGGGCGCGGGGCCGGTCTACCTCTCCCTGACGCCAGACGGGAAATTTCTGCTGGTAGCAAATTACGTTAGCGGCAGTAAAGCTGTGCTGCCGGTCAGGGCGGATGGTCGTCTTGCAGAAGCCAGTGACTCACAGCAGGATCAGGGCCCGCCGGGTGCAGGCAAGCCAGCAGCGGCAGTGGAGGGAAGCTTTGCCATCAGCGATCACAACGGTCCCCATGCGCATATGATCGCCAGCGATCCCACCGGTAAATTTGTCTTCTCAACGGATCTGGGACTGGATCGCCTTTATCAGTACCGACTGAGCAGCGACGGCAAATTGCAGGCTAACAGCCCGCCCTGGATTGCCGCCTCTTCAACCGGCGCAGGGCCAAGGCATTTTGTGTTCCACCCGGATGGCAAATCGATCTATTTGATCAACGAAGAGGCCTCCACGCTGACCCGTTATCTGCTGAACCGCAAAACCGGGAGGCTGACTGAAGCCGCCACCGTCTCCGCACTGCCTGCGGGCTATAAAGGCACCAGTTTTGCTGCCGGTCTGGCGATCGACAGAGCCGGTAAAAACCTCTATGTCGCCAACCGCTTACACAACAGTATCGGCCATTTTGCTATTGAAGCGAACGGCACGCTGAGTCATAAAGATGACGTGTGGACGCGGGGCGACTACACGCGTACCTTGACGCTGTCACCAGATGGTAAGACGCTGTATGCCATGAACCAGCGCAGCGATAACATCACCCGTTTCCAGGTGGATGCTGCCAGCGGTGCCCTGACGTTCAGCAATGATTACACCGCTGTGGGCGCGCCTTCGCAGTTAGTTTTAACACCTTAA
- the dagF gene encoding 2-dehydro-3-deoxy-phosphogluconate aldolase: MTLTPKFYQERVCLNVLAGSKENAREIWEAAEGHVLVGVLSKNYDSVESAVADMREYAALIDNAISVGLGAGDPNQSAMVSAISAEIQPQHVNQVFTGAATSRALLGQSQTVVNALISPTGSVGQVKISTGPLSSQAADAIVPVETAIAMLKDMGASSVKYFPMGGLKSIDEFKAVAKACAEHDFWLEPTGGIDLENYEAILQIALEAGVPKIIPHIYSSIIDKESGNTRPADVSTLLAMTKKLVG, translated from the coding sequence ATGACGCTGACCCCTAAATTTTATCAGGAGCGCGTCTGTCTGAACGTGCTGGCCGGTTCCAAAGAGAATGCCCGTGAGATCTGGGAAGCGGCTGAAGGCCATGTGCTGGTGGGCGTGCTGTCGAAAAACTACGACAGCGTGGAGAGTGCCGTAGCGGATATGCGTGAATATGCCGCTCTGATTGATAATGCGATCTCTGTTGGCCTGGGCGCGGGCGATCCTAACCAGTCCGCGATGGTCAGCGCCATTTCCGCTGAGATCCAGCCGCAGCACGTTAATCAGGTCTTCACCGGTGCAGCAACCAGCCGCGCACTGTTGGGCCAGAGCCAGACCGTGGTGAATGCGCTGATCTCCCCAACCGGCAGCGTGGGCCAGGTAAAAATCTCTACCGGACCGCTGAGTTCTCAGGCCGCCGATGCGATTGTGCCGGTGGAAACCGCCATCGCCATGCTGAAGGATATGGGCGCAAGCTCGGTAAAATATTTCCCGATGGGCGGTCTGAAATCGATTGATGAGTTCAAAGCCGTGGCAAAAGCGTGCGCAGAGCACGACTTCTGGCTGGAACCTACCGGCGGCATCGATCTGGAAAACTATGAAGCGATCCTGCAGATCGCGCTTGAGGCGGGCGTGCCGAAAATCATCCCGCATATCTACAGCTCCATTATTGATAAAGAGAGCGGCAACACGCGCCCGGCCGACGTCAGCACCCTGCTGGCGATGACCAAAAAGCTGGTTGGTTAA
- a CDS encoding DgaE family pyridoxal phosphate-dependent ammonia lyase has product MSSIYEKYGLKQVINASGRMTILGVSTPSADVVETVNYGLNHYFEMKDLVDKTGAYIANLLGAEDAVVVSCASAGIAQSVAAVIVKDDEWLLENLHAAPLIVPHDIVVPKGHNVNYGAPVGTMVALGGGRLVEAGYANECSADQLSAAVTPQTAAILYIKSHHCVQKSHLSVEQAAVVARKHGVPLIVDAAAEEDLQCYYQYGADLVIYSGAKAIEGPTSGLVMGRKQPVEWVKRQSMGIGRAMKVGKEGILGLTQAIENYLVQEKVSGAQMVEKMTPFINSLNSLPGITSRVVWDAAGRDIARTEIHFDEAVIGHTTGEVVQALKTGDIAIYFRGYKANEGIVEVDVRSVSPAQLNTIYVCIKSLLSGEKNA; this is encoded by the coding sequence ATGTCTTCGATTTATGAAAAATATGGCCTGAAACAGGTGATTAACGCCTCTGGCCGCATGACCATCCTGGGCGTTTCCACGCCGAGTGCCGACGTGGTTGAAACGGTAAACTATGGCCTGAATCACTATTTCGAAATGAAGGATCTGGTCGATAAAACCGGCGCGTACATCGCTAATTTGCTGGGTGCGGAAGATGCCGTGGTGGTCTCCTGCGCTTCCGCGGGGATTGCGCAATCCGTGGCGGCGGTGATCGTTAAGGATGATGAGTGGCTGCTGGAGAATCTGCACGCCGCCCCGCTGATTGTTCCTCACGACATTGTGGTGCCAAAAGGGCATAACGTGAACTATGGCGCGCCGGTGGGCACCATGGTTGCGCTGGGCGGTGGTCGCCTGGTAGAGGCTGGTTATGCCAACGAGTGCTCAGCCGATCAGCTCTCTGCTGCGGTTACGCCGCAGACAGCCGCTATTCTCTATATCAAATCTCACCACTGCGTGCAGAAGAGCCACCTCAGCGTTGAACAGGCTGCGGTTGTTGCCCGCAAGCATGGCGTGCCGCTGATTGTGGATGCCGCCGCAGAAGAAGATCTGCAGTGTTACTACCAGTATGGCGCTGATTTAGTGATCTACAGCGGTGCCAAAGCTATTGAAGGGCCAACCAGCGGGCTGGTGATGGGGCGTAAACAGCCGGTTGAGTGGGTGAAGCGCCAGTCGATGGGTATTGGCCGGGCGATGAAGGTAGGGAAAGAGGGCATTCTGGGGCTGACCCAGGCGATTGAAAACTATCTGGTGCAGGAGAAAGTCTCCGGTGCACAGATGGTGGAGAAAATGACGCCGTTTATCAACAGCCTGAACTCTCTTCCTGGCATTACTTCCCGCGTGGTATGGGATGCAGCAGGACGTGACATCGCCCGCACCGAAATCCATTTTGATGAAGCGGTGATTGGCCATACCACTGGCGAAGTGGTGCAGGCGCTGAAAACCGGCGACATCGCCATCTATTTCCGCGGCTATAAAGCCAATGAAGGCATCGTTGAGGTAGACGTCCGCAGCGTCTCCCCTGCGCAGCTGAATACGATCTATGTTTGCATCAAATCATTGTTATCAGGAGAAAAAAACGCATGA
- a CDS encoding amidohydrolase/deacetylase family metallohydrolase — translation MFDLIIRRARLPDGSLTDIAVQQGKIAAVGEVSGSVAQERDLAGRYWLSAGWIDSHVHCYPKSPIYHDEADKIGVSTGVTTVVDAGSTGADDVDEFYQLTRNASTQVYALLNIARTGIVTQNELADMKQIDKVGVRDAVQRLPGFIIGIKARMSSSVVGANGINPLIRAKEIQHENGDLPLMVHIGNNPPDLDEIADLLTGGDIITHCYNGKPNRILTPAGELRASVSRAIQRGVRLDVGHGSASFSFEVARVAIARGILPHSISSDIYCRNRLHGPVYTLAHVMSKFFNVGMTLPQIIACVTHQAAEGLRLHSKGRLEPGMDADLTIFDLKEETCLFTDSEGQSVAGEKQLVPLAAIVAGQWFITDEGKKHHVFDL, via the coding sequence ATGTTTGACCTCATTATCCGTCGTGCACGACTGCCCGATGGCAGCCTGACCGACATCGCCGTGCAGCAGGGGAAAATCGCTGCAGTGGGCGAAGTAAGCGGCAGCGTTGCCCAGGAACGTGATCTGGCGGGGCGTTACTGGCTGAGCGCTGGCTGGATCGATTCCCACGTCCACTGTTATCCAAAATCCCCTATTTATCATGATGAAGCGGACAAGATCGGCGTATCTACCGGCGTCACCACCGTGGTGGATGCAGGCAGTACCGGCGCCGATGACGTAGACGAATTTTATCAGCTAACCCGCAACGCCAGCACCCAGGTCTATGCGCTGCTGAACATTGCCCGTACCGGCATCGTGACGCAGAACGAGCTGGCCGACATGAAGCAGATAGACAAGGTTGGCGTACGCGATGCGGTGCAGCGCCTGCCTGGTTTTATCATCGGCATCAAGGCGCGCATGAGCAGCAGCGTGGTGGGAGCCAACGGCATCAATCCGCTGATCCGTGCGAAAGAGATCCAGCACGAGAACGGCGATCTACCGCTGATGGTGCATATCGGCAACAACCCGCCGGATCTGGATGAGATAGCCGATCTGCTGACCGGTGGCGACATTATTACCCACTGTTACAACGGCAAGCCTAACCGCATCCTGACGCCTGCCGGGGAGCTTCGCGCTTCCGTAAGCCGGGCTATTCAGCGCGGCGTCCGGCTGGATGTGGGGCACGGCAGCGCCAGCTTCAGCTTTGAGGTGGCTCGCGTGGCGATTGCCCGGGGCATTCTGCCGCACAGCATCAGTTCCGATATCTACTGCCGTAACCGGCTACATGGCCCGGTCTATACCCTGGCGCATGTGATGTCCAAATTCTTCAACGTAGGCATGACCCTGCCGCAAATTATCGCCTGCGTTACGCACCAGGCGGCAGAAGGGCTGCGACTGCACAGCAAAGGCCGGCTTGAGCCAGGCATGGACGCTGACCTGACTATTTTTGACCTCAAAGAGGAAACCTGCCTGTTTACCGACTCCGAAGGGCAGTCCGTGGCAGGCGAGAAACAGCTGGTGCCGCTGGCCGCCATCGTGGCGGGACAATGGTTCATTACCGACGAAGGGAAAAAGCATCATGTCTTCGATTTATGA
- a CDS encoding DUF4310 family protein, producing MEESKSGFWYADWSFPIFVGLLSAGVFAGTHMYYTYGLGAFNEVAFVSMLRAGMETGVYGAVAAFGASFLFARIIEGSLVGILDIGGAIQTGVGLGVPALLLGAGIVYPVANFGASLVTGLVIGLAIGYLIILARKFTINNSDSTYGADVMMGAGNSSGRFLGPLIILSAMTASIPIGLGSLIGALLFYLWNKPITGGAILGAMLLGAFFPVAL from the coding sequence ATGGAAGAGTCAAAAAGCGGTTTCTGGTATGCCGACTGGTCTTTCCCGATTTTTGTCGGGTTGCTCTCAGCCGGGGTTTTTGCCGGTACGCACATGTATTACACCTACGGCCTGGGTGCCTTTAACGAAGTGGCTTTCGTATCGATGCTGCGCGCAGGGATGGAAACTGGCGTCTACGGCGCGGTCGCGGCTTTCGGTGCCAGCTTCCTGTTTGCCCGTATTATTGAGGGTTCGCTGGTGGGGATCCTGGACATTGGTGGCGCGATCCAGACCGGCGTGGGCCTTGGCGTTCCCGCGCTGCTGTTGGGGGCGGGCATTGTTTACCCGGTCGCCAACTTTGGCGCTTCGCTGGTCACCGGCCTGGTAATTGGTCTGGCTATCGGCTATCTGATAATCCTGGCGCGTAAGTTCACCATCAATAACAGCGACTCCACCTACGGTGCGGACGTGATGATGGGGGCGGGTAACTCCTCCGGCCGCTTCCTGGGGCCGCTGATCATCCTCTCTGCGATGACCGCGTCGATTCCGATCGGCTTAGGGTCGCTGATTGGCGCGCTGCTGTTTTATCTCTGGAACAAGCCGATTACCGGTGGCGCAATCCTGGGTGCCATGCTGCTGGGAGCTTTCTTCCCGGTTGCTCTCTAG
- a CDS encoding DUF4311 domain-containing protein, which yields MFLIILFKSLIIGGLVGVGVGAGAARMFHAPTTQGMGAFRTLGELNSCEGDPASHFSFGLGFFFNAWASSVAAGSFTQDVDHRIIPHWGASALMVKNRNVAETLHDPKKMAIACGIIGMIVVAFLNSTASAVPAALQVTAVKVLVPAANLLVNTVMPVIFWLAAIDAGKKSGFWATIFGGLAQLIMGNAVPGLVLGILIGKGVEESGWNKVTKIMMVAIVLLFVLSGFFRGFDMKMLQSFQLGVPGWLEMIHNSLSGK from the coding sequence ATGTTTTTAATTATTCTCTTTAAGTCGCTCATCATCGGCGGTCTTGTCGGTGTGGGCGTCGGCGCTGGTGCAGCGCGTATGTTTCACGCACCAACAACGCAGGGGATGGGGGCGTTTCGTACACTGGGTGAACTGAATTCCTGTGAAGGCGATCCCGCCTCTCACTTCTCCTTTGGCCTGGGCTTCTTCTTTAACGCCTGGGCTTCCTCTGTGGCCGCCGGTTCCTTCACGCAGGATGTTGACCACCGCATCATCCCACACTGGGGCGCGTCGGCACTGATGGTGAAAAACCGCAACGTAGCGGAAACCCTGCACGATCCGAAAAAAATGGCGATTGCCTGCGGCATCATCGGCATGATCGTCGTGGCTTTCCTGAACTCCACGGCTTCCGCCGTTCCGGCAGCGCTGCAGGTCACCGCCGTTAAAGTGCTGGTGCCAGCGGCAAACCTGCTGGTGAATACGGTGATGCCGGTGATTTTCTGGCTGGCAGCTATCGACGCGGGCAAAAAATCGGGCTTTTGGGCAACCATCTTCGGCGGTCTCGCGCAGCTTATTATGGGTAACGCCGTACCGGGTCTGGTGCTGGGCATCCTGATCGGTAAAGGCGTGGAGGAGAGCGGCTGGAACAAAGTGACCAAAATCATGATGGTGGCGATTGTCCTGCTGTTCGTGCTGAGCGGCTTCTTCCGCGGCTTTGATATGAAGATGCTGCAATCCTTCCAGCTTGGCGTGCCAGGGTGGCTGGAGATGATCCACAACTCCCTGAGCGGCAAATAA
- a CDS encoding DUF4312 family protein has product MKEHFTTTVNVSGKGDSKERAFADALSRVQNTVLKATNKVLLRIEPQDVVVVHARESVRKEKFLFFFLARERRNYSVELDITVNVTVIDTDKVNFITQ; this is encoded by the coding sequence ATGAAGGAGCACTTCACCACCACGGTGAACGTCAGCGGCAAGGGTGACAGTAAAGAGCGCGCCTTTGCCGATGCGCTGAGCCGGGTACAGAACACGGTCCTGAAAGCGACCAACAAAGTTCTGCTGCGGATTGAACCCCAGGATGTCGTCGTGGTTCACGCCCGGGAGAGTGTCAGAAAGGAGAAGTTCCTGTTTTTCTTTCTGGCAAGAGAGCGACGGAATTACAGCGTAGAGCTGGATATTACCGTCAACGTAACGGTGATTGACACTGACAAAGTCAATTTCATTACGCAATAA
- a CDS encoding SFCGS family glycine-rich protein produces MSQVIVVIGDRLGKGQKVAAGVEKAGGKAVVVPGVAADMKLGDVMKAENASFGISFCGSGGAGAITAQNKYGYKAKHGMRSVDEGVTAINEGATVLGFGFMDKEELGERLVQAWTKKHGS; encoded by the coding sequence ATGTCACAAGTCATCGTAGTTATCGGCGATCGTTTAGGGAAAGGGCAGAAAGTGGCAGCGGGCGTTGAGAAAGCTGGCGGCAAAGCGGTGGTTGTGCCGGGCGTGGCGGCAGATATGAAGCTGGGCGACGTGATGAAGGCTGAGAACGCCTCATTCGGCATCTCTTTCTGCGGCAGCGGCGGTGCAGGTGCAATCACTGCGCAGAACAAATATGGCTACAAAGCGAAACACGGCATGCGCTCGGTTGACGAGGGCGTTACCGCCATCAATGAAGGTGCCACGGTGCTGGGCTTCGGTTTTATGGATAAAGAGGAGTTAGGTGAGCGTCTGGTGCAGGCCTGGACCAAGAAGCACGGTAGCTAA
- a CDS encoding glycine dehydrogenase codes for MNNGAVSVNGAESEQAIQTLAERVMAQIADLFAAKAIVPNAVQQQMLASHVKAMALRSLTGEPLPEVEEELFEDISPESMALAQQVVDLFGNLPKEEAWLLSVHFEVAKEND; via the coding sequence GTGAATAATGGAGCGGTATCCGTGAACGGGGCTGAAAGTGAGCAGGCGATTCAGACGCTGGCAGAGAGAGTAATGGCGCAGATTGCTGACCTGTTTGCGGCAAAAGCGATCGTCCCCAATGCGGTGCAGCAGCAGATGCTCGCCTCGCATGTTAAGGCGATGGCGCTGCGCTCCCTGACCGGCGAACCGCTGCCGGAAGTGGAGGAGGAGCTGTTTGAAGATATCTCCCCTGAGTCGATGGCGCTGGCGCAGCAGGTCGTGGATCTGTTCGGCAACCTGCCGAAAGAGGAGGCCTGGCTGCTCTCTGTTCACTTTGAAGTGGCAAAAGAGAACGACTAA
- the cybC gene encoding cytochrome b562 — translation MRRTLLTLLTASLLFSSVSALASLEEDMDILNGNLRTVTKTDDVAEFKKALTDMRAAAEDAKTQTPDKLKGQPADSAQMKDFHAGLDKLISQIDTSMKLANSGDLAGAKEEAKKFADTRNENHKKFR, via the coding sequence ATGCGTAGAACGTTACTGACTTTGTTGACGGCTTCTTTGTTATTCTCCAGCGTTTCGGCGCTGGCCAGCCTGGAAGAGGATATGGATATTCTGAATGGCAACTTGCGTACCGTCACGAAAACGGATGATGTTGCAGAATTTAAAAAAGCGCTGACCGATATGCGCGCCGCCGCTGAAGATGCCAAAACGCAAACGCCCGATAAGTTAAAAGGGCAGCCTGCCGACAGCGCCCAGATGAAAGACTTTCATGCTGGACTGGATAAGCTGATAAGTCAGATAGATACCAGCATGAAGCTGGCAAATAGTGGCGACCTGGCGGGCGCGAAAGAAGAAGCGAAAAAATTTGCCGACACGCGTAACGAGAATCATAAGAAATTCCGTTAA